A single genomic interval of Musa acuminata AAA Group cultivar baxijiao chromosome BXJ3-4, Cavendish_Baxijiao_AAA, whole genome shotgun sequence harbors:
- the LOC135637351 gene encoding tubby-like F-box protein 1: protein MALGKALLSRVPSSSAGWQRRDNEAGGVGGRAEDEEDIEEGGRDGASTAAASGQEEEQERWASILPELLREIVRRVEAGGERWPMRKDVVSCACVCRSWREVTKGVVRPPLETGKITFPSSLKQPGPADTPIQCFIKRNKMSSTFYLYLSLTQTFMDKGKFLLAARRFRRGARIGYIISLNADDLSQGSNAYMGKLRSDFLGINFTIYDSRPPYDGAKASSSRASRRFASKQISPQVSAGNFEIGRLSYKFNLLKSRGPRRMCCNLHHPVVVQDSSEEDLLKSKAHGPGMSLVLQNKAPRWHEHLQCWCLNFHGRVTVASVKNFQLVATADSNRPGGIGDEEMVLLQFGKVGDDMFTMDYRQPLSAFQAFAICLTSFGTKFACE, encoded by the exons ATGGCGCTAGGAAAGGCGTTACTGTCGAGGGTCCCGTCGTCCTCCGCTGGGTGGCAGCGCCGGGACAACGAGGCCGGCGGCGTGGGAGGACGGGCGGAGGATGAGGAGGATATCGAGGAGGGAGGAAGGGATGGGGCCTCGACGGCGGCAGCCTCGGGacaggaggaggagcaggagagGTGGGCGTCGATCCTGCCGGAGCTGCTCCGGGAGATCGTGCGGCGGGTGGAGGCCGGCGGGGAGCGGTGGCCGATGCGGAAGGACGTGGTGTCCTGCGCCTGCGTCTGCCGTAGCTGGAGGGAGGTGACGAAAGGAGTCGTCCGGCCGCCGCTCGAGACCGGCAAGATCACCTTCCCTTCGTCCCTCAAACAG CCAGGTCCAGCGGATACTCCGATTCAGTGCTTCATCAAAAGGAACAAGATGAGCTCCACATTCTATCTGTATCTTAGCTTGACACAAA CATTTATGGATAAGGGAAAGTTCCTTCTCGCAGCTCGTCGGTTTAGGCGTGGTGCTCGCATCGGGTACATCATCTCTCTTAATGCTGATGACCTGTCTCAAGGAAGTAATGCATACATGGGAAAGTTGAG ATCTGACTTCTTGGGTATTAATTTTACAATCTACGACAGTCGGCCACCATACGATGGTGCTAAGGCATCAAGCAGCAGAGCAAGCCGGCGATTTGCAAGCAAGCAAATTAGCCCGCAGGTCTCTGCTGGTAATTTTGAGATTGGACGGCTCTCTTACAAATTCAACCTTCTCAAATCTAGAGGTCCAAGAAGGATGTGCTGCAATTTACATCACCCCGTGGTGGTACAAGACAGTTCAGAGGAAGATCTGCTGAAGTCGAAGGCACATGGCCCTGGAATGTCTTTAGTCCTCCAGAACAAGGCTCCTCGGTGGCACGAGCACCTGCAGTGCTGGTGCTTGAATTTTCATGGTCGGGTGACAGTGGCCTCGGTGAAGAACTTTCAGCTAGTGGCGACTGCAGATTCCAACCGACCTGGAGGAATCGGGGATGAGGAGATGGTGCTGCTGCAGTTTGGTAAGGTCGGTGATGACATGTTCACCATGGATTACCGCCAGCCGCTCTCGGCCTTCCAGGCATTTGCTATCTGCCTCACCAGCTTTGGCACAAAGTTTGCCTGTGAATAG
- the LOC103981119 gene encoding bifunctional riboflavin kinase/FMN phosphatase-like → MDSDSPKSPNRFVFACLSLKFHPRFPPSTSKAPPPLSNSPLLRFLPMGADRISAVILDLDGTLLDTERATGGILEEFLARHGKALDAAMEEKRLGKMHKESAAAIVRDYGLPMTPEEFSEAIMPLFQERWPQAKALPGVNRLIKHLHNHGIPLALASNSIREHIEIKISYQQGWKESFSVILGGDDVSHGKPSPDIFLEAAKRLGVDISKCLVIEDSLVGVRGAKDAGAKVVAVPSLQGQDENYSIANCLLHTLLEFQPELWGLPAFEDGLQSALPIEPLFIRGLGGEVVSYDGFSKIDITADTGSYEFIPHQVLGVFIGWANIEMHGIYKVVVCIGWDTSSGAAKRVILPYLIDHTESHKNERLQLFIVGYVRKLQNEGTMSEALRVFEEDVNIARAALDIPVFSLPTSSSFFVEAAFD, encoded by the exons ATGGACTCCGATTCCCCCAAATCACCGAACCGATTCGTATTCGCTTGCCTCTCCCTTAAATTCCACCCCCGCTTCCCGCCCTCCACATCGAAAGCTCCGCCCCCTCTCTCGAACTCTCCTCTCCTCCGATTTCTCCCGATGGGTGCCGACCGGATCTCGGCTGTGATTCTggatttggatggaactcttctgGACACGG AGAGGGCAACCGGCGGAATCTTAGAGGAGTTCCTGGCGAGGCATGGGAAAGCGTTGGACGCCGCGATGGAGGAGAAGCGACTGGGGAAGATGCACAAGGAGTCGGCGGCTGCCATCGTCCGGGACTACGGGCTGCCGATGACACCCGAGGAGTTCTCCGAGGCGATCATGCCTTTGTTTCAGGAAAG GTGGCCACAAGCAAAAGCACTTCCTGGTGTTAATCGCCTTATCAAACATCTCCACAACCATGGGATTCCATTGGCACTTGCTTCAAACTCCATAAGGGAACATATTGAGATAAAAATTTCCTACCAACAAG GTTGGAAGGAATCATTTTCTGTCATTCTTGGTGGGGATGATGTTAGTCATGGAAAACCTTCTCCCGACAT ATTCCTAGAGGCAGCAAAGAGACTTGGAGTAGACATATCAAAATGTCTAGTCATTGAAGATTCCCT GGTTGGTGTGAGAGGTGCAAAGGATGCTGGAGCAAAGGTTGTTGCCGTTCCATCTCTCCAAGGACAGGATGAAAATTACTCCATTGCAAATTGTTTGCTTCATACATTGTTAGAGTTTCAGCCTGAGTTATGGGGCCTCCCAGCATTTGAAGATG gGTTGCAAAGTGCATTGCCAATTGAACCATTATTTATTAGAGGCCTGGGTGGAGAGGTAGTTTCTTATGATGGCTTCTCAAAAATTGATATCACTGCAG ATACTGGCTCGTATGAATTTATTCCTCATCAAGTATTGGGTGTCTTCATTGGTTGGGCAAACATTGAAATGCATGGAATATATAAGGTGGTCGTTTGCATTGGATGGGATACCTCTTCGGGTGCTGCAAAGAGAGTAATT CTACCATACTTAATCGACCATACTGAAAGCCACAAGAATGAGCGATTGCAGCTATTCATCGTTGGATATGTCAGGAAATTACAAAATGAG GGTACTATGTCGGAGGCTCTTCGGGTATTCGAAGAAGATGTCAATATTGCACGGGCTGCATTGGATATCCCAGTGTTCTCCCTTCCCACAAGTAGCTCCTTCTTTGTGGAAGCAGCCTTTGATTAG